In the genome of Pseudomonas sp. B33.4, the window CGGGGCGGTTCACGTCGCCCCGCTCAAGGTACTGCTGACCATGAACTATCAGTTGAACTTTGCCGCCGTGTGGCGCGATTTCGACACTTTGCTGGCGGGGCTCGGTCTGGGTCTTGAACTGGCGCTGGTGTCGATCGCCATCGGCTGCGTGATCGGCCTGCTGATGGCGTTTGCCTTGCTTTCCAGGCATCGCGCCTTGCGGGTGCTGGCTTCGGTGTACGTCACGGTGGTGCGTAACACGCCGATTCTGGTGTTGATTCTGTTGATCTACTTTGCCTTGCCGAGTCTCGGCATTCGGCTGGACAAGATTCCGTCGTTCATCATCACCCTGTCGCTGTATGCCGGGGCATACCTGACCGAAGTGTTCCGTGGTGGTTTGCTGAGCATTCCCAAGGGGCAGCGCGAAGCGGGACTGGCGATCGGTCTCGGCGAGTGGCAGGTCAAGGCCTACGTCACCGTGCCGGTGATGCTGCGCAATGTCTTGCCGGCACTGTCGAACAACTTCATCTCGCTGTTCAAGGACACCTCGCTGGCGGCCGCGATTGCGGTGCCGGAGCTGACCTATTACGCGCGCAAGATCAACGTCGAAAGCTACCGGGTGATCGAAACCTGGCTGGTGACCACGGCGTTGTATGTCGCGGCCTGTTACCTCATTGCCATGCTGCTGCGTTACCTCGAGCAGCGCCTGGCGATCCGCCGATAGGAGGCTGCGATGTACGAATCTCCCAGTTGGTTACATGAGTTGTGGGTCGCACGCGAGCCACTTTGGCAGGGTTTTTTGACTAGCGTGCAAGTGTCGGCGCTGGCGATCCTGCTCGGCACGATGCTCGGCGTGGTCGCGGGGCTGGTGCTGACATACGGCAACTTCTGGATGCGCGCACCGTTTCGGTTTTACGTCGACCTGATTCGCGGCACACCGGTGTTTGTATTGGTCCTGGCCTGCTTCTACATGGCGCCGGCGCTCGGCTGGCAGATCAGCGCGTTTCAGGCCGGTGCCTTGGGGTTGACGCTGTTTTGCGGCTCGCACGTTGCCGAAATCGTTCGCGGTGCGCTGCAAGCCTTGCCACGCGGGCAGATGGAAGCGAGCCAGGCCATCGGCTTGACGTTCTACCAATCGCTCGGTTACGTGCTGTTGCCTCAGGCACTGCGGCAGATCCTGCCGACCTGGGTCAACTCGTCGACCGAAATCGTCAAGGCTTCGACTTTGCTGTCGGTGATCGGCGTCGCCGAATTGCTCCTCAGCACGCAACAGATCATCGCCCGGAACTTCATGACTCTGGAGTTCTACCTGTTCGCCGGATTTCTGTTCTTCGTCATCAACTACGGCATCGAGTTACTCGGCCGGCACATTGAAAAACGGGTGGCCCTGCCATGACTCAAGTTCAAGTTTCCCCACAGAATCAGGCATTGCTGGACATCCGTGGCCTGCACAAACAGTACGGCGCGGTCGAAGTGCTCAAGGGTGTCGATCTGAGCATGCAGCGCGGCAACGTGGTCACGCTGATCGGCTCTAGCGGTTCGGGCAAAACCACGCTGTTGCGATGCGTGAACATGCTCGAAGAGTTCCAGGGCGGGCAGATCCTGCTCGACGGTGAGTCCATCGGCTATGACGAGGTCAACGGCAAGCGTGTGCGCCACGCGGAAAAAGTCATCGCCCGCCATCGCGCGATGACCGGCATGGCGTTCCAGCAATTCAACCTGTTCCCGCATTTGACCGCGTTGCAGAACGTCACTCTGGGCTTGCTCAAGGTGAAGAAAATGCACAAGGACGAAGCCGTGGTCCTCGCCGAAAAATGGCTGGAGCGCGTCGGCCTGCTGGAGCGGCGCAATCACTTTCCCGGTCAGTTGTCCGGCGGCCAGCAGCAGCGCGTGGCGATTGCCCGGGCGATTGCGATGAACCCGAGTCTGATGCTGTTCGATGAGGTCACCTCGGCCCTCGACCCGGAGCTGGTCGGCGAAGTACTCAACGTGATCAAGGGCCTCGCCGAAGACGGCATGACCATGTTGCTGGTGACCCACGAAATGCGTTTCGCCTTCGAGGTCTCGGACAAGATCGTTTTCATGAATCAGGGGCGGATCGAAGAGCAGGGGCCTCCCAAGGATCTGTTCGAACGCCCGCAATCGCCGCGTCTGGCGGAATTTCTCAAAAACACGCGGTTTTGACTTTTCACTTTTTCAATCAGGAGAAACACCCATGAGCATTACGCGTTACGGCACCGGCAGCACCGCCGCTGGTGGCCAGCCACGACCATTCGCTCGCGCCGTTGAAGCCGATGGCTGGCTGCACGTGTCCGGCCAGGTACCGGCGGTGGATGGGGAGATCATTGTGGGCGGCATCGTCGAGCAGACCCACCAGACCATGAAGAACCTGATCGCGATACTCGAGGAAGCCGGTTATGGCCTGGAGGATGTGGTACGTGCCGGGGTGTGGCTGGATGATCCACGGGATTTCAGCAGTTTCAACAAGGTTTTCGGCGAGTATTTCAAGCCTGAGCACGCACCGGCGCGGGCCTGTGTGCAGGCGAGCATGATGGTTGATTGCAAGGTCGAGATCGATTGCATCGCCTACAAGAAAAAGGCTTGAAAATTGCTGCGTTGCTTAGGCCGCAGCCCCTCACCCTAACCCTCTCCCAAGGGAGAGGGGACTGATTTGTATCGATGCGGATTTTGCGTATGACGCTTACATTTACATCGATACGGTCAGGCTCCCTCTCCCTCCGGGAGAGGGCGGGGGGTGAGGGCAGCAATCCAACTGACACAACACCAAGGGCCAGTTACCATCCGGCGACTTTGAATGGGAACCACTGAAATGACCGAAGACAGCATCAAACGCCGGGCCCGCGGTCTGGACCGGGCGTTCGATATCCTCGATTTCCTCAAGGAGATCGGCCAGCCGCTGCGCCCGAACGACATCGCCAACGGCATCGGCAGTCCGAAATCCACGGTCTACGAACTGGTCGCTTCGCTGCTGGAACGACGGATCCTGGAACCGGTGGGCAAGGACGGTCACGTCTATCTCGGCCGGCAGTTGTACTTTCTCGGTCAGGCGCACCTGCGCCATTTCGATCTCAGTCGCGAGGCCGATCACGCCTTGCAGGAAATCGTCAGCCAGACCCATGAAACCGCGCAGATGTGCCTGCTCAACGGGCGCAAATACACGGTGGCACTGATGAAGGAAGGCGAGCGGCATTTCCGCATTTCCTCCGACATCGGCGAAAACGCGCCAATCCCGTGGACCGCTTCCGGACGCCTGTTGCTCGCACACCTGAGCGATCAGCAGATCATCGACCTCATCGACGAAGATGATTACATCCTGCCCGACGGCGAGCGTTTGCCACTGGAGCGTTTTCTTGGCGAAATCCGTCAGGCCGGCATCGATGGATTTTTCTCTTTCGACAGCGTTGCTGACACCTTTACCCATTGCTTCGCCGCCCCGGTCAAAGACCCTCAAGGCGTGGCCATTTGCACCTTGTGCATCGTCGCCCCACGGGCCGATGCGAAGAACAATTACAACGACTATCGCCGGGTTCTGATCGAGAGCGCCAACAGCCTCGCCCGGCGCATCAACGAATAATCGCGGCTGCCTGCGGCCGCGAAAAAAGTGAGGAGTTCGACCATGACGACTGCCATCAATACTGCTGTGGAAAAGGGCGACGCGGCCATTGGCGCACATCTGACGCGTGACGTCAGCCTGCCGGCGCTGGTGCTGCACCGCAAAGCGCTGGAGCACAACATCCGCTGGATGCAGAAGTTTGTCAGCGACAGCGGCGCGGAACTCGCGCCCCACGGTAAAACCAGCATGACCCCGGCACTGTTCCAGCGTCAGCTCGACGCCGGCGCATGGGGCATCACCCTCGCCAGCGCGACCCAGACTCGTGCCGCTTACGCCCATGGTGTACGCCGCGTGCTCATGGCCAACCAATTGGTCGGCACGCCGAACATGGCGTTGATCGCCGATCTGCTCGCCGATCCCGCGTTCGATTTCTATTGCATGGTTGATCACCCGGACAACGTCGCTGATCTCGGTGCCTACTTCGCCTCGCGTGGGGTGAAGCTGAATGTGATGATCGAATACGGCGTGGTCGGCGGACGTTGTGGTTGCCGCAGCGAGCAGGAAGTCATCGAACTGGCCAAGGCCATCAGCGCGCAACCGGCACTGGCCCTGACCGGTATCGAAGGCTACGAAGGGGTGATTCACGGCGATCACGCGGTCAGCGGGATTCGTGAATTTGCCGCGTCGTTGGTGCGTCTGGCCGTGCAGTTGCAGGACAGCGGTGCGTTTGCCATCGGCAAGCCGATCATCACTGCCTCGGGTTCAGCCTGGTACGACCTGATTGCCGAATCGTTCGAAGCGCAGAACGCTGCCGGACGTTTCCTCAGCGTGTTGCGTCCGGGCAGCTATGTCGCTCACGACCATGGCATCTACAAAGAAGCGCAGTGCTGCGTGCTCGACCGCCGCAGTGATTTGCACGAAGGTTTGCGTCCGGCGCTGGAAGTCTGGGCCCACGTGCAATCGTTGCCGGAACCGGGTTTTGCAGTGATCGCGCTGGGGAAGCGCGATGTTGCGTTCGATGCCGGTTTGCCGGTGCCGTTGTTGCGTTACAAGGCCGGTGTGGTGCCGGCGCTGGGCGAGGATGTCGGTGCGTGCAAGGTCACGGCGGTGATGGATCAGCACGCGTTCATGACCGTGGCGCCGGGTGTGGAGTTGCGCATTGGCGACATCATTTCCTTTGGCACGTCGCATCCGTGCCTGACGTTCGACAAGTGGCGTGTGGGGTTGTTGGTGGATGAGCAGT includes:
- a CDS encoding RidA family protein, giving the protein MSITRYGTGSTAAGGQPRPFARAVEADGWLHVSGQVPAVDGEIIVGGIVEQTHQTMKNLIAILEEAGYGLEDVVRAGVWLDDPRDFSSFNKVFGEYFKPEHAPARACVQASMMVDCKVEIDCIAYKKKA
- a CDS encoding amino acid ABC transporter permease → MYESPSWLHELWVAREPLWQGFLTSVQVSALAILLGTMLGVVAGLVLTYGNFWMRAPFRFYVDLIRGTPVFVLVLACFYMAPALGWQISAFQAGALGLTLFCGSHVAEIVRGALQALPRGQMEASQAIGLTFYQSLGYVLLPQALRQILPTWVNSSTEIVKASTLLSVIGVAELLLSTQQIIARNFMTLEFYLFAGFLFFVINYGIELLGRHIEKRVALP
- a CDS encoding amino acid ABC transporter ATP-binding protein; translation: MTQVQVSPQNQALLDIRGLHKQYGAVEVLKGVDLSMQRGNVVTLIGSSGSGKTTLLRCVNMLEEFQGGQILLDGESIGYDEVNGKRVRHAEKVIARHRAMTGMAFQQFNLFPHLTALQNVTLGLLKVKKMHKDEAVVLAEKWLERVGLLERRNHFPGQLSGGQQQRVAIARAIAMNPSLMLFDEVTSALDPELVGEVLNVIKGLAEDGMTMLLVTHEMRFAFEVSDKIVFMNQGRIEEQGPPKDLFERPQSPRLAEFLKNTRF
- a CDS encoding amino acid deaminase, whose protein sequence is MTTAINTAVEKGDAAIGAHLTRDVSLPALVLHRKALEHNIRWMQKFVSDSGAELAPHGKTSMTPALFQRQLDAGAWGITLASATQTRAAYAHGVRRVLMANQLVGTPNMALIADLLADPAFDFYCMVDHPDNVADLGAYFASRGVKLNVMIEYGVVGGRCGCRSEQEVIELAKAISAQPALALTGIEGYEGVIHGDHAVSGIREFAASLVRLAVQLQDSGAFAIGKPIITASGSAWYDLIAESFEAQNAAGRFLSVLRPGSYVAHDHGIYKEAQCCVLDRRSDLHEGLRPALEVWAHVQSLPEPGFAVIALGKRDVAFDAGLPVPLLRYKAGVVPALGEDVGACKVTAVMDQHAFMTVAPGVELRIGDIISFGTSHPCLTFDKWRVGLLVDEQLSVIESMETCF
- a CDS encoding amino acid ABC transporter permease; translation: MNYQLNFAAVWRDFDTLLAGLGLGLELALVSIAIGCVIGLLMAFALLSRHRALRVLASVYVTVVRNTPILVLILLIYFALPSLGIRLDKIPSFIITLSLYAGAYLTEVFRGGLLSIPKGQREAGLAIGLGEWQVKAYVTVPVMLRNVLPALSNNFISLFKDTSLAAAIAVPELTYYARKINVESYRVIETWLVTTALYVAACYLIAMLLRYLEQRLAIRR
- a CDS encoding IclR family transcriptional regulator, producing MTEDSIKRRARGLDRAFDILDFLKEIGQPLRPNDIANGIGSPKSTVYELVASLLERRILEPVGKDGHVYLGRQLYFLGQAHLRHFDLSREADHALQEIVSQTHETAQMCLLNGRKYTVALMKEGERHFRISSDIGENAPIPWTASGRLLLAHLSDQQIIDLIDEDDYILPDGERLPLERFLGEIRQAGIDGFFSFDSVADTFTHCFAAPVKDPQGVAICTLCIVAPRADAKNNYNDYRRVLIESANSLARRINE